The Christensenella timonensis DNA segment GGCGGCAAGATAATCCGCTTGCCGCTGGCGCAATCTGACGCCGCAACCCGCATGGCTGCGACGCTTAGGTGGCGTTCCCGGCGCGATTCGAACGCGCGGCCTTTCGCTTAGGAGGCGAACGCTCTATCCTGCTGAGCTACGGGAACATGCGCAGTATTATGAAATCATGATGCACCCCATGTAATACAGGATGAAACATTACGCAGTTTATTCTAATATAAATGCACGCGTTTTGCAATTATTTTGTTTGATTTGGTAAAAAAATATTGACATTGAGGGCGGATGCATTTATCATAAGTAGCATAAATACGAAAGAAGTAAGAGAAATGAATCATAAGCAATCTTACAATTTCATCGTCGTCCTTATTAACCTTATTAGCCTCGTCATTATTAACGGAGCGAATAAGGCTTATTGCGGTTGTGCCGGAGGGCATGAGTAAGGACTGGGTTAGAAAATAATTCAAGGCCTGCGCAAATAAGCGCAGGCCTTTTTTATTAGGTAAACGCGGCGAGAAGAAAGCCGTCAGATAATCAAGAACGTTTGGAGGACAATAAAGTGAAGCTGAGTGGCGCACAGATCATAATGGAATGTTTAAAGGAACAGCAGGTGGATACGGTTTTCGGATTTCCCGGCGGAACCGTCATACCGATTTATGATGCGCTTTACCATTATCCTGAAATCAACCACGTCCTGACCTGCCATGAGCAGCACGCGGCGCATGCCGCAGACGGATATGCACGTGCAACGGGAAAACCCGGCGTGGTAATCGCGACAAGCGGCCCGGGAGCGACAAACCTGGTTACAGGTATCGCGACAGCGTATATGGATTCTGTTCCCATGGTTGCGATCACAGGAAACGTGGAGCAGAAGAATCTCGGAAAAGACAGCTTTCAGGAAATCGACATCACAGGCGTGACCATCCCGATCACCAAGCACAATGTGATCGTGCAGAAGATCGAGGATCTGGCAAAAACGATCCGCGAAGCGTTCTTTATCGCACAGAGCGGTCGTCCGGGCCCGGTGCTGGTGGATATTACCAAAGACGTGACCGTGGAGGAATATGAATATACGCCTGAAAAGCCCAAAGCGATCGTGCGCCCCAACCATTTTAATGCGGCGGATATTGCGGCAGCGGCGCAGGCACTAAACGACAGCAAAAAACCGTTCATCATGGCGGGGGGAGGCGTGATCGCGTCGGAAGCGGAGCAGGGCCTGCGAAAGCTTGCAAAAAAGCTGAATGCCCCTGTTACGATGACGCTGATGGGCTTAGGGGTATATCCGGCAGGCTGTGAACAGTACACGGGAATGATCGGTATGCATGGCACGAAAGCTTCGGCCCTGTGCACCACGCACTGCGATTTGCTGATCACCATCGGCGCACGCTTTTCGGAGCGCGTGACCTCTGACCGCATGAAGTTTGCAAAGCAGGCAAAGGTGCTGCATATCGATATCGACCCGGCGGAGATCAACAAGAACATCACGGCGGATTACGAAGTGACGGGCGATGCGAAAGCGATTTTGGACGCATTGCTGCCCAAGGTGAAACAGAAAACCGACAAGACGTGGCTTGAGCAGGCGCAGGCATGGAAAACCAAATATCCGCTGGATCGGGCGACAAAAAATGCAAGGTTCCCCAAGAAAGTGATCCAGGCGATGCAGGAAGCGGCGCCGAAGGATACTATCTTCACGACAGAGGTAGGCCAGCACCAGATGTGGTCGGCACAGTTTTTGAAGATCGAGCAGCCACGGCAATTTATCACATCCGGCGGTTTAGGGACAATGGGCTTTGGCATGGGCGCGGCGATGGGCGCGGCGATCGGAAGCGGCAAACAGGTCGTGAACATCGCCGGTGACGGCAGCTTCCATATGAACCTGCAGGAGATCGTGACTGCGGTGAAGCACCAATTGCCGGTCATGGTATTAGTGATGAACAACAACGTACTGGGTATGGTGCGCCAATGGCAGAAGATCATGTTCGACGGGCGGTATTCGCAGACCACGCTGAACCGCCCGACCGATTATGTGAAGCTGGCGGAAGCGTTCGGCGCCTATGGCGTGAACATCACGAATGAAAAGGATATGGTAGGCGCCTTTCAAAAAGCGTTCGCGCACAAGGGGCCGGTGATTGTGCAGTGCGATATCAGCGAGGACGAGAACGTACTGCCCATGGTTCCGGGCGGCAAAACGTTCGACAACATCATCTTAGACTGGGAAAAATAATGGTGCGCATGGATAGGGGACGTTATATAATGAAGGTAAACAGAAGTAAAGGAGAACTCTCATGATAAGAAGATATGTACTTTCCGTCCTGGTACAAAATACGTCGGGCGTCCTGTCAAAGGTTACAGGGCTTTTCTCCCGCAGGGGATACAACATCCGTTCCCTTTCGGTGGGGGAAACGCATGACCCGCAGGTATCGCGTATCACGATCGAGATGGTCGGGGACGAAGCGGTACTTGAGCAGATCCAAAAGCAGCTCAATAAGCTGGTAGACGTGATCACGATCAAGGGGCTGAGATCCAGCACCTCGGTTTACAAGGAATTGATCCTGGTTAAGGTGAAGGCGCCGGATAAAAAGCGTGCGAACATCATCGAATTGTGCGATATCTTCCGCACCAAGATCGTGGATATCTCCAAAGAAACCATGATCATCGAGCTGACGGGATCGCCGGAAAAAAACAAGGCGCTGCTGGATCTTTTGGCGGAGTACGGCATCATCGAAATGTCGCGTACGGGAATCACGGCGCTGGAGCGCGGGGAAAGCTCGCTGCATGACGCATGAAATAGAGCACTC contains these protein-coding regions:
- the ilvB gene encoding biosynthetic-type acetolactate synthase large subunit, giving the protein MKLSGAQIIMECLKEQQVDTVFGFPGGTVIPIYDALYHYPEINHVLTCHEQHAAHAADGYARATGKPGVVIATSGPGATNLVTGIATAYMDSVPMVAITGNVEQKNLGKDSFQEIDITGVTIPITKHNVIVQKIEDLAKTIREAFFIAQSGRPGPVLVDITKDVTVEEYEYTPEKPKAIVRPNHFNAADIAAAAQALNDSKKPFIMAGGGVIASEAEQGLRKLAKKLNAPVTMTLMGLGVYPAGCEQYTGMIGMHGTKASALCTTHCDLLITIGARFSERVTSDRMKFAKQAKVLHIDIDPAEINKNITADYEVTGDAKAILDALLPKVKQKTDKTWLEQAQAWKTKYPLDRATKNARFPKKVIQAMQEAAPKDTIFTTEVGQHQMWSAQFLKIEQPRQFITSGGLGTMGFGMGAAMGAAIGSGKQVVNIAGDGSFHMNLQEIVTAVKHQLPVMVLVMNNNVLGMVRQWQKIMFDGRYSQTTLNRPTDYVKLAEAFGAYGVNITNEKDMVGAFQKAFAHKGPVIVQCDISEDENVLPMVPGGKTFDNIILDWEK
- the ilvN gene encoding acetolactate synthase small subunit: MRRYVLSVLVQNTSGVLSKVTGLFSRRGYNIRSLSVGETHDPQVSRITIEMVGDEAVLEQIQKQLNKLVDVITIKGLRSSTSVYKELILVKVKAPDKKRANIIELCDIFRTKIVDISKETMIIELTGSPEKNKALLDLLAEYGIIEMSRTGITALERGESSLHDA